The Calditrichota bacterium genome contains the following window.
GCGGGACACTGATCCCCCTGCTGGTCGACAGCGTGCACACGCCCAATCCCCGCATGGTGGAACTGGTCGACGGCTATCAGAAGCGCATCGAGGAGGATTACGGGCAGGTCATAGGCCGTCTTCTCACCGATTGGCGCGGGTCCCGCTACGGCGAAAGCAATGTGGGGAACTTTGTGGCCGACGTGATGCGCAAGACAGTGGACGCCGACTTTGCCACCATCAACAGCGGCGGCATTCGCAAGAACATCAAAGCGGGCCCGCTGCGCAAGCTGGACATCGTGGAGCTTCTCCCCTTTGCCAATACGCTGGTGACTTTCGAGTGCACCGGCAAGGAGCTTCTCACCTTCTTGGAGTTCAATGCCAGGAATGTCGCCTTGCAGCGGGGCGGCCTCATGCAGGTATCGGGCCTCACCTGCACCTACCAGGTGGTCGACAGTCTGGTACGCGTGGTGAACGCCTCGGTGCGCGGCAAGCCCATCAACCCCCGGGCCACCTACCGCGGCGTCACTGTGGATTTCGTCATCTACGGTCAAGCAGAAAGGTACATGGGCTTTGAGCCGAAAAACCCGCAGAACACCGGCCTCATGCTGTCAGAGGTCGTCATCGACTACATCAAGAAACACCCACGCGTCTCCTCGAAAGTCGAAGGGCGCTTCAAGAGAGCGCGTTAGGATGTTTGGTGTTCGTGAGCAGCACATGGGAGCATCCACGAAGCAGAGGCGGAAAGGAGAGAGTGAACAGTGACAGAGCAGACACATCACGACGCACCTCGCCATTCCTGGGCATTCCGGCGGCGGCGCTTTGCCAACTGGTTCCCTTTGGGGTTGACCTATGCCACGTTCTACATGGGCCGCTACAACCTCTACAATGCCAATCCGGAGCTGTGCAAGCAGTTTAATTGGAGCAATGAGCAGATCGGGTGGATCATCACGGCCGGCTTCTGGACCTATGCCCTCAGCCTCATCTTCAATGGCCCTCTGACCGACAAAATCGGTGGCAAGAAGGCGATGCTCATCGGCGCTGCGGGCACCCTGACTATGAACCTGGCCATCGGCCTCATGTTGGGTCTATCCGGCTGGCCTTTCAAAGTGCTCATTGCCATGGCCATGCTCTTTGCCGTCAACAGCTACTTTCAGAGTTTTGGTGCGATCTCCATCGTCAAGGTGAACGCGCACTGGTTCCATGTACGCGAGCGCGGGGTGTTTGGCGCCATTTTCGGGGCGATGATTCAGGGCGGCTACTACCTGGCCTACGGCGTGGGTGGGTTCATCCTGGTGCACCTGCCACTGCAATACGTGTTTCTCATCCCATCGGCGGCAATCGCCTTTATGGCGCTTATTGACCTCTTTGCCCTCAAGGACACGCCCCAGGAGGCCGGTTTCCCGGAGCTGGAAACACATGACGCTTCTTTTGGCGACGACGCGCCGGTGGACTGGGGCTTCATTGTGAAGAAGATTTTCACCAACCCCATCCTCATCACCATCGCGCTGGCCGAGTTTTGCACCGGCTTTGTGCGCTCCGGTGTGCTCGCCTGGTGGACAAAATATCTGGACAACGTGTTCCAGATAGGCAAAGACACAGCGGTCTTTAGATTCGTCTCCACGGGCATCCCGTTGGCAGGCATTGCCGGCGGCTTTGTCAGTGGCTTCCTCTCCGACAAGGTCTTCGGTTCGCGCCGCCCCCCGGTGGCCTTCCTCTTCTACTGCGGGCAGGTGGTGTTCCTATTTGTGCTGGCACAGGCGGGTAGCCCCTGGGCAGCGGCAGCTCTGATTGTGACGGTCAACTTTTTCATCAACGGTGTGCATGGGATTTTGTCGGGGACCTCTTCCATGGACTTTGGCGGGCGAAAAGGCGCAGCCAGCGCCACCGGCATGCTGGACGGCTGCCAGTACCTGGCCGCCGGCTTTGTGGGGTTCGCCATGGGGCGCCTGCTGGACACCTTGGGCTGGGGTGCCTGGGCCTACAGCATCATGGGCTTTGCGGTGATCGGTGCTTTCCTCATGACGCGCCTCTGGCGGGCAGTTCCGTCATCGGCCATCAAAGGGTAAGAGCAGCTTCAAGGAGGCTGAACATGAGCCAGCAGCACAGCGGAAAATCGACCTTCGACGTCATCGTCCTCATCGCCAGGCCGGCTGCCGGCAAGTCGGAGGTCATCGACTTCCTCAAGAAGGTTGACGTCAATGAGCGCATCCATCGCTTCCACATCGGCCAGTTCGAGGAGATCGACGACTTTCCCTACGTCTGGGAGACCTTTGAGATCGACGACATCCTGAGCCGCCACGGGCGCAAGCGGCTGTGGACCGACGAGCGCTACTACTTCACCGACGAGTGGGTGTGGAACCTGTTCATCGAGCGCATCAACTTGGCCTATGCCAAGAAGTTGGCCAAAGACCCTGCCTACCACGACCACACCACGGCCATCGTCGAGTTTGCCCGTGGGGGCGAGAATGGCTTCCGCGAGGCGTTTTCCTACCTCAGCGACGACATTCTGCGGCGCGCCGGGATCGTCTACATCAAGGTCTCCTACGAAGAGTCGCTGCGCAAGAATCGCCTGCGCGCCCGACCCGGCATGGAGGACTCAATCCTCTACCATTCCCTCCCGGACGAGAAGATGGAGTACTACTACAAGACCAACGACTGGGACGAATTGAGCGCCGCCGATCCGCATTTCATCACCATCAAGGGGCGGCGGGTCCCGTACGCCGTGTTCGACAACGAGGCCGACCTGACTACCACGCACACCGAGCTTCTGGGTCCCGCCCTGGAAGAGGTGTTTGGCCACCTGTGGAAGCTGTGGGTAGCCTCGCGCTGAGGTTGCGCCGCCCAAGCCGGAGGAGCCGGGCGACGATCATTGGGAGGCACGCGAGGCCGACGTGGTCCCGATGCAGAAGGTCAGGGGAAAACAGCTCAGCGCGCCGTCACTGCCGCTGGCGAGGGAGTCACTCCCAAGAAGGCCTGGCAACTTTTTGGGTGCGGCAGGCGTTGCCACCGACCGACGACACGCGGCGATGGGCGAACACAAAAAAAGCGGCCGCCACAGTTGAGCATGGCGGCCGCAAACCCGCGTCGCGAGTCCAAGAACTCCCTACAAAACTGCCAGAATCTCGTCTTCCGTGAGGAAAAGGTACTCTTCGCCCTCGATAGTCCACTCGTTGCCGGCCCATTTGGCGAACAACACGACATCGCCGACCTTGACGCTGGGCGGAACGCGCTTGCCCTGCTTGTCGATGCGCCCCGTGCCC
Protein-coding sequences here:
- a CDS encoding co-chaperone GroES is translated as PIGDKILVQRLEEPAQRGPIVVPDTAKERPQRGKVIAVGTGRIDKQGKRVPPSVKVGDVVLFAKWAGNEWTIEGEEYLFLTEDEILAVL
- a CDS encoding MFS transporter, with amino-acid sequence MTEQTHHDAPRHSWAFRRRRFANWFPLGLTYATFYMGRYNLYNANPELCKQFNWSNEQIGWIITAGFWTYALSLIFNGPLTDKIGGKKAMLIGAAGTLTMNLAIGLMLGLSGWPFKVLIAMAMLFAVNSYFQSFGAISIVKVNAHWFHVRERGVFGAIFGAMIQGGYYLAYGVGGFILVHLPLQYVFLIPSAAIAFMALIDLFALKDTPQEAGFPELETHDASFGDDAPVDWGFIVKKIFTNPILITIALAEFCTGFVRSGVLAWWTKYLDNVFQIGKDTAVFRFVSTGIPLAGIAGGFVSGFLSDKVFGSRRPPVAFLFYCGQVVFLFVLAQAGSPWAAAALIVTVNFFINGVHGILSGTSSMDFGGRKGAASATGMLDGCQYLAAGFVGFAMGRLLDTLGWGAWAYSIMGFAVIGAFLMTRLWRAVPSSAIKG